The following proteins are co-located in the Amycolatopsis tolypomycina genome:
- a CDS encoding AI-2E family transporter, which yields MTHARREDPFLPEHEDVTGLIPRGLRISAALAWRLIVVAAALYVVGWVIGRLSVVVIPLGIALLLSALLAPAVQKLVAVRFPRGLATAIVLIAGLAVLGGLLTFVVTQFSSGLPQLQKQLNESLNQIKEWLINGPAHLRQEQIQEFINQVFGFLQNNQSWLTDTALTTASTVGEIVTGFLLTLFITIFFLSGGDGIWTFLVRVAPGRVRNRVDVAGRRGFASLVSYVRATAAVAVVDAVGIGIGLWIVGVPLVIPLATLVFLGAFIPIIGALLTGGIAVLIALVTNGFIGAVIVLAIVVGVMQLESHVLQPLLLGRAVKLHPLAVILAITIGLVVGGIAGALMAVPILAVLNAGVRSLLHEENPDPAEVNVLKDQAAQPNDAEPGTPGATVPTRGEDDEK from the coding sequence GTGACCCACGCGCGACGTGAAGACCCGTTTCTGCCGGAGCACGAGGACGTCACCGGGCTGATCCCCCGGGGCCTACGCATCAGTGCCGCACTCGCGTGGCGGCTGATCGTGGTGGCCGCGGCGCTGTACGTCGTGGGCTGGGTGATCGGCCGCCTTTCCGTCGTCGTGATCCCGCTGGGCATCGCCCTGCTCCTCTCGGCGCTGCTCGCGCCGGCCGTGCAGAAGCTCGTGGCGGTCCGGTTCCCGCGGGGCCTGGCCACGGCGATCGTGCTGATCGCCGGGCTCGCCGTGCTGGGCGGCCTGCTGACGTTCGTCGTCACGCAGTTCTCGAGCGGCCTGCCGCAACTGCAGAAGCAGCTGAACGAGAGCCTCAACCAGATCAAGGAATGGCTGATCAACGGCCCGGCGCACCTGCGCCAAGAGCAGATCCAGGAGTTCATCAACCAGGTCTTCGGCTTCCTGCAGAACAACCAGAGCTGGCTCACCGACACAGCGCTGACCACGGCGAGCACGGTCGGCGAGATCGTCACCGGCTTCCTGCTCACGCTCTTCATCACCATCTTCTTCCTCAGCGGCGGCGACGGCATCTGGACGTTCCTCGTCCGCGTCGCGCCCGGCCGGGTCCGCAACCGCGTGGACGTCGCCGGGCGCCGCGGGTTCGCGTCGCTGGTCAGCTACGTGCGGGCGACGGCGGCCGTGGCGGTCGTCGACGCCGTCGGCATCGGCATCGGGCTGTGGATCGTCGGCGTGCCGCTGGTGATCCCGCTGGCCACGCTGGTGTTCCTCGGCGCCTTCATCCCGATCATCGGCGCGCTCCTCACCGGGGGCATCGCCGTGCTGATCGCGCTGGTCACCAACGGCTTCATCGGCGCGGTGATCGTGCTGGCCATCGTGGTCGGCGTGATGCAGCTGGAAAGCCACGTGCTGCAGCCGCTGCTGCTCGGGCGCGCGGTGAAGCTGCACCCCCTCGCCGTCATCCTGGCGATCACCATCGGCCTGGTCGTGGGCGGGATCGCGGGCGCGCTGATGGCGGTGCCGATCCTGGCCGTGCTCAACGCCGGTGTCCGGTCCCTGCTGCACGAGGAGAACCCGGACCCGGCCGAGGTGAACGTCCTGAAGGACCAGGCGGCGCAGCCCAACGACGCCGAGCCGGGCACCCCGGGTGCCACGGTGCCGACGCGCGGCGAAGACGACGAGAAGTGA
- the macS gene encoding MacS family sensor histidine kinase has translation MTVRRTPDPVTPMWRGVLAFRVLTWAFACGTVIVQSGEYRREWLAWTVLGVMAVWSVVSSFLYLRERTRPPALVVFDLVLSTGLLLTSPWVLSDAQFALNVPLITTVWAAVPPVAAGARFGAAGGVLAGLVVGVATALAREKFDLDVARDGVLLAAAGLLVGMASTMARRSAARLEQALRKEAATAERERLARSIHDSVLQVLARVRKRGNEVGGEAAELARLAGEQEIALRSLVTTEPVQLTDSGTMSLRAALQVLATSSVQVSAPADDVELPAHVTGELVAVTREALSNVEKHAGPDAHAWVLLEDLGDEVVVSIRDDGPGIPDGVLEQAAADGHLGVVESIRGRVRDLGGSATLDTGPGRGTEWEVRVPSTRGAR, from the coding sequence GTGACCGTCCGCAGGACGCCCGACCCGGTCACGCCCATGTGGCGCGGCGTGCTCGCGTTCCGCGTGCTCACCTGGGCGTTCGCCTGCGGCACGGTCATCGTCCAGAGCGGCGAGTACCGGCGCGAGTGGCTGGCGTGGACGGTCCTCGGCGTGATGGCCGTCTGGTCGGTCGTGAGCAGCTTCCTCTACCTGCGCGAGCGCACGCGGCCGCCGGCGCTGGTCGTCTTCGACCTCGTGCTGTCCACCGGGCTGCTGCTGACCTCGCCGTGGGTGCTCAGCGACGCGCAGTTCGCGCTCAACGTCCCGCTCATCACCACGGTGTGGGCGGCCGTGCCGCCAGTCGCCGCGGGCGCGCGGTTCGGCGCGGCAGGCGGGGTGCTCGCCGGGCTGGTCGTCGGCGTGGCGACCGCGCTGGCGCGGGAGAAGTTCGACCTCGACGTCGCCCGCGACGGCGTCCTGCTCGCCGCGGCCGGGCTGCTGGTCGGCATGGCGTCGACGATGGCCCGCCGGTCGGCGGCGCGGCTGGAGCAGGCGCTGCGGAAGGAAGCCGCGACGGCCGAGCGCGAGCGGCTGGCGCGGTCGATCCACGACAGCGTGCTGCAGGTCCTCGCGCGGGTCCGCAAGCGCGGCAACGAGGTCGGCGGCGAAGCGGCGGAGCTGGCCCGGCTGGCCGGCGAGCAGGAGATCGCGCTGCGGTCGCTCGTGACGACCGAGCCGGTGCAGCTGACCGACAGCGGCACGATGAGCCTGCGCGCCGCGTTGCAGGTGCTCGCGACGTCGTCGGTGCAGGTCTCGGCGCCGGCGGACGACGTCGAGCTGCCGGCGCACGTCACCGGCGAGCTGGTCGCCGTGACCCGCGAAGCGCTGTCGAACGTCGAGAAGCACGCGGGCCCGGACGCGCACGCGTGGGTGCTGCTGGAGGACCTCGGCGACGAGGTCGTGGTGAGCATCCGCGACGACGGACCGGGCATACCGGACGGCGTTCTCGAGCAAGCCGCCGCGGACGGGCACCTCGGCGTGGTGGAATCGATCCGGGGGCGGGTCCGCGACCTCGGGGGCAGCGCGACCCTCGACACCGGGCCCGGCCGGGGCACGGAGTGGGAGGTCAGGGTGCCGAGCACGAGGGGTGCGAGATGA
- a CDS encoding response regulator, whose translation MSDEPQISVMVVDDHPIWRDGVARDLTENGFDVRATAPDADAAVRIARTVQPDVVLMDLNLGTTSGVDATREITGALPSTKVLVLSASGEHKDVLEAVKAGASGYLVKSASAVELVDAVRRTAAGDPVFTAGLAGLVLGEYRRMADAPAEGAEPPRLTERETDVLRLVAKGLTARQIAERLVLSHRTVENHVQSTLRKLQLHNRVELARYAIEHGLDEE comes from the coding sequence ATGAGCGACGAGCCGCAGATCTCCGTGATGGTGGTCGACGACCACCCGATCTGGCGCGACGGGGTGGCCCGCGACCTCACCGAAAACGGCTTCGACGTGCGGGCGACCGCACCGGACGCCGACGCGGCGGTGCGCATCGCGCGCACCGTGCAGCCGGACGTCGTCCTGATGGACCTCAACCTCGGCACGACTTCCGGTGTGGACGCCACCCGCGAGATCACCGGGGCGCTGCCGTCGACGAAGGTGCTGGTGCTTTCGGCGAGCGGCGAGCACAAGGACGTCCTGGAGGCGGTGAAGGCGGGCGCGTCCGGTTACCTGGTCAAGTCGGCGTCCGCGGTGGAGCTGGTCGACGCCGTCCGCCGCACCGCCGCCGGCGACCCGGTGTTCACCGCGGGCCTGGCCGGGCTGGTGCTCGGCGAGTACCGGCGGATGGCCGACGCGCCTGCGGAAGGCGCGGAGCCACCCCGGCTGACCGAGCGCGAAACCGACGTCCTGCGCCTGGTCGCGAAGGGGCTGACCGCCCGGCAGATCGCCGAACGGCTCGTGCTGTCGCACCGAACGGTGGAGAACCACGTGCAGTCGACGCTGCGGAAGCTGCAGCTGCACAACCGCGTCGAGCTGGCCCGGTACGCGATCGAGCACGGCCTCGACGAGGAGTGA
- a CDS encoding DUF1707 SHOCT-like domain-containing protein, with the protein MGEEETPVTETKPLSERDLRVSDDEREHVVGVLQKAIGRGMIDLDEFTERTDRALASRTRGELNAVLADLAGLYHPAAALAAAPAYAAPAGYPGYSTGQRFELNAKYSSLVRGGPWVVPAELVVRNKYGSTKLDFTEAQVQSPVVHIELDAKWGSVEIIIPEHASVDLNAISDVKFGSMEDKTRSNGRMGNPRYVLTGRVHGGSLVVRHPRRGLFG; encoded by the coding sequence ATGGGCGAGGAAGAGACACCGGTGACCGAAACCAAGCCGTTGAGCGAGCGCGATCTCCGGGTGTCGGACGACGAGCGCGAGCACGTCGTCGGAGTGCTGCAGAAGGCGATCGGCCGCGGGATGATCGACCTCGACGAGTTCACCGAGCGCACCGACCGCGCGCTGGCGTCGCGGACGCGCGGCGAGCTGAACGCCGTGCTGGCCGACCTCGCCGGCCTCTACCACCCGGCCGCGGCCCTCGCCGCCGCGCCGGCGTACGCGGCGCCGGCGGGCTACCCCGGCTACTCGACCGGCCAGCGGTTCGAGCTGAACGCGAAGTACTCGTCGCTGGTCCGCGGCGGGCCGTGGGTGGTGCCGGCCGAGCTGGTGGTGCGCAACAAGTACGGCTCGACGAAGCTGGACTTCACCGAGGCCCAGGTGCAGTCGCCGGTGGTGCACATCGAGCTGGACGCCAAGTGGGGTTCGGTCGAGATCATCATCCCGGAGCACGCTTCGGTGGACCTCAACGCGATCAGCGACGTCAAGTTCGGCTCGATGGAGGACAAGACGCGCAGCAACGGCCGGATGGGCAATCCGCGGTACGTGCTCACCGGCCGCGTGCACGGCGGCTCGCTGGTCGTCCGGCACCCGCGGCGCGGGCTGTTCGGCTAG
- a CDS encoding MFS transporter: MTATISGPAEAAPAEATAEAPAGAAPAGAAPVSAVRAGRRAWVGLAVLALPALLVSLDVFVLVLALPNLAVSLHADGTEQLWIMDTYGFMVAGFMVTMGTLGDRIGRRKLLLIGAAAFGVASVVAAFSTSAGMLIAARAVLGIAGATLAPSTLSLIGTMFQNPRQRAEAIGIWAGCFTVGAIVGPMVGGFMLEHFWWGSVFLLGVPAMVLLLVIGPKLLPEYRDETAGRLDLPSVALSLGAILPVVYGVKELAREGVGTGPVLALGFGLAVGYVFVKRQRTLADPLVDFSLFAAKAFRTTLGGMLLFSMLGGTTMLFVAQFFQLAQHLSPVGAALGLLPGMAASTVSFLAAPVLARHVRTSRLIAGGVALAASGMAILALVDPAGGPLWPSLGFAVTSLGVGPMVALGTDLVVGSVPVRKAGAAASLAQTVNEFGYAFGLATVGTLGNAVAGSHGLPAGLHVVAGLAAVAFAVLVHFVARNLRAA, from the coding sequence ATGACCGCCACCATCTCCGGCCCGGCCGAAGCCGCTCCGGCCGAAGCCACGGCCGAGGCCCCAGCCGGCGCCGCCCCGGCCGGCGCCGCCCCGGTCAGCGCCGTCAGGGCCGGGCGTCGGGCCTGGGTCGGGCTGGCCGTGCTCGCCCTGCCCGCCCTGCTCGTCTCGCTGGACGTCTTCGTCCTCGTGCTCGCCCTGCCCAACCTCGCCGTCAGCCTGCACGCCGATGGCACCGAACAGCTCTGGATCATGGACACCTACGGCTTCATGGTCGCCGGGTTCATGGTCACCATGGGAACCCTCGGGGACCGGATCGGACGCCGGAAACTTCTTCTCATCGGGGCCGCCGCCTTCGGGGTTGCCTCCGTTGTCGCCGCCTTCTCCACCAGTGCCGGGATGCTCATCGCCGCGCGGGCTGTGCTCGGAATTGCCGGGGCGACGCTTGCCCCCTCGACGCTCTCGCTCATCGGCACCATGTTCCAGAACCCGCGGCAGCGGGCCGAAGCCATCGGGATCTGGGCCGGCTGCTTCACCGTCGGTGCCATCGTCGGGCCGATGGTCGGCGGGTTCATGCTCGAACACTTCTGGTGGGGCTCGGTCTTCCTGCTCGGCGTCCCGGCCATGGTCCTCCTGCTGGTCATCGGCCCGAAGCTGCTGCCGGAATACCGGGACGAGACCGCCGGCCGGCTCGACCTGCCCAGTGTTGCCCTCTCGCTCGGGGCCATCCTGCCCGTCGTCTACGGCGTCAAGGAGCTCGCGCGCGAGGGCGTCGGGACCGGGCCGGTCCTCGCCCTCGGCTTCGGCCTGGCCGTCGGGTACGTCTTCGTGAAGCGGCAGCGCACGCTCGCCGACCCGCTCGTCGACTTCAGCCTCTTCGCCGCCAAGGCCTTCCGGACGACGCTCGGCGGGATGCTGCTGTTCAGCATGCTCGGCGGCACGACCATGCTGTTCGTCGCGCAGTTCTTCCAGCTCGCGCAGCACCTGTCGCCCGTCGGGGCCGCGCTCGGGCTGCTGCCCGGGATGGCCGCCTCGACCGTCAGCTTCCTCGCCGCTCCCGTCCTCGCCCGGCACGTCCGGACCAGCCGGCTGATCGCCGGCGGGGTGGCCCTCGCCGCGTCCGGGATGGCGATCCTCGCCCTCGTCGATCCCGCGGGCGGGCCGCTGTGGCCGTCGCTCGGGTTCGCCGTGACGTCGCTGGGTGTCGGGCCGATGGTCGCGCTGGGTACCGACCTCGTCGTCGGCTCGGTTCCGGTGCGCAAGGCGGGCGCTGCCGCTTCGCTGGCCCAGACGGTCAACGAGTTCGGCTACGCCTTCGGCCTCGCCACCGTCGGCACGCTGGGCAACGCCGTCGCCGGCTCGCACGGCCTGCCCGCCGGGCTGCACGTCGTCGCCGGGCTCGCCGCCGTCGCCTTCGCCGTCCTCGTGCACTTCGTCGCCCGGAACCTGCGGGCCGCCTGA
- the ptsP gene encoding phosphoenolpyruvate--protein phosphotransferase produces MPEFDAAAVASLSGVAVSPGRASGPVVRVAEPLGEPAATPAPADPAAEAARIAPAAAIVAGRLEKQAETATGEAATILITTAAMAADPALAAQAETLVKAQGLPAARAVYQAAEGFAEALAAAGGYMAERVRDVRDVRDRLIAELLGIAPPGVPELASPSVLVARDLAPADTAGLDPAQVLALVTEEGGPTSHTAILARALGIPAVVAVRGLLALDAQALAVDGDTGTVEIADPSAPVVTATVAQRAEWNGTGATADGHRVKVYGNVGSPADALAAADAGAEGVGLFRTEFCYLDAADEPSVADQRAAYTAVLAPFRGKPVIVRTLDAGADKPLAFLSPEAEPNPALGVRGLRVAFDRPEVLDRQLEAIAGAAEDSGAEVSVMAPMVATVEEAAWFASRVRAAGIARAGVMIEIPAAALSAREILEAVDFVSVGTNDLAQYTFAADRQLGAVAKLNDPWQPGLLRLLKLIGEAAKATGKPAGVCGEAAADPRLALVLAGLGLTSLSMNAPAIRAVGATLATATLAECEALAEATLATSDPAAARAAARG; encoded by the coding sequence ATGCCTGAGTTTGATGCCGCCGCCGTGGCGTCCCTGTCCGGGGTCGCCGTCAGCCCCGGCCGCGCGAGTGGTCCCGTCGTCCGCGTCGCCGAGCCGCTGGGCGAGCCCGCCGCCACCCCGGCCCCGGCCGATCCGGCCGCCGAAGCCGCCCGGATCGCCCCGGCGGCCGCGATCGTCGCCGGCCGGCTGGAGAAACAGGCCGAGACCGCGACCGGCGAAGCGGCGACGATCCTGATCACGACCGCCGCGATGGCCGCCGACCCGGCGCTGGCGGCCCAGGCGGAAACGCTGGTCAAGGCGCAGGGGCTGCCCGCCGCGCGCGCCGTCTACCAGGCCGCCGAAGGCTTCGCCGAAGCGCTGGCCGCGGCCGGCGGGTACATGGCGGAGCGCGTCCGCGACGTCCGTGACGTGCGCGACCGGCTGATCGCCGAGCTGCTCGGCATCGCCCCGCCGGGGGTGCCCGAGCTGGCGTCGCCGAGCGTGCTGGTCGCCCGCGACCTCGCCCCGGCCGACACCGCCGGCCTCGACCCGGCGCAGGTCCTCGCCCTGGTCACCGAGGAGGGCGGACCCACGAGTCACACCGCGATCCTGGCGCGGGCGCTCGGCATCCCGGCCGTCGTCGCGGTCCGCGGGCTGCTGGCCCTGGACGCGCAAGCGCTTGCGGTGGACGGCGACACGGGCACGGTCGAGATCGCGGACCCGTCGGCACCGGTCGTCACGGCCACGGTGGCCCAGCGCGCCGAGTGGAACGGAACGGGCGCCACGGCCGACGGCCACCGCGTGAAGGTCTACGGCAACGTCGGCTCCCCGGCCGACGCCCTGGCCGCGGCCGACGCGGGCGCCGAGGGAGTCGGCCTGTTCCGCACCGAGTTCTGTTATCTGGACGCCGCGGACGAGCCATCGGTGGCCGACCAGCGCGCGGCGTACACGGCGGTGCTGGCCCCGTTCCGCGGCAAGCCGGTGATCGTCCGGACGCTCGACGCGGGCGCCGACAAGCCCCTGGCGTTCCTGTCCCCGGAGGCCGAGCCGAACCCGGCGCTGGGCGTGCGCGGGTTGCGCGTGGCGTTCGACCGCCCGGAGGTGCTGGACCGCCAGCTCGAGGCCATCGCGGGCGCGGCGGAGGATTCGGGCGCCGAGGTTTCGGTGATGGCCCCGATGGTCGCCACGGTCGAGGAGGCGGCGTGGTTCGCATCGCGAGTCCGGGCGGCAGGAATCGCCCGGGCGGGCGTGATGATCGAGATCCCGGCGGCGGCACTGAGCGCCCGAGAGATCCTCGAAGCGGTCGACTTCGTCTCGGTCGGCACGAACGACCTGGCCCAGTACACGTTCGCGGCGGACCGCCAGCTGGGCGCGGTGGCCAAGCTCAACGACCCCTGGCAGCCGGGCCTGCTGCGCCTCCTGAAGCTGATCGGCGAAGCGGCAAAGGCAACAGGAAAGCCGGCCGGGGTATGCGGCGAAGCGGCGGCGGACCCGCGCTTGGCCCTGGTCCTGGCGGGGTTGGGATTGACGAGCCTGTCGATGAACGCCCCGGCGATCCGCGCGGTCGGAGCCACCTTGGCGACGGCGACGCTCGCAGAGTGCGAAGCCCTGGCGGAGGCCACGCTGGCCACATCGGACCCAGCCGCGGCTCGAGCGGCAGCCCGCGGCTGA
- a CDS encoding ribokinase, with translation MNSDVLVVGSANADLVVAVDRRPAGGETVLGGDTVLSPGGKGANTAVAAGRLGADVALLGAVGDDPYGRLLLDSLRAAGVDTGLVRTSDRPTGIAYITVTPDGENSILVSPGANSSLEPADVDAVFDGVEVMVVSLEVPLPTVEHAVARAAEKGVQVLLNLSPAAKLSPETLAKLDVLLVNEHEAAWLTGPGADFRKLLDLGPRTAVVTLGAAGAVVVEAGSVTRVESPKVEAVDTTGAGDAFAGALAASLADGADLVSAAKRAVRVAALSVTRHGAQPSYPTAADLGE, from the coding sequence ATGAACTCTGACGTGCTCGTTGTGGGATCCGCCAACGCCGACCTCGTCGTCGCGGTGGATCGCCGGCCGGCCGGTGGGGAGACGGTGCTGGGCGGCGACACCGTGCTCTCGCCGGGCGGCAAGGGAGCCAACACGGCTGTCGCGGCGGGCCGGCTCGGTGCCGACGTCGCCCTGCTCGGCGCCGTCGGCGACGATCCCTACGGCAGGCTGCTGCTCGATTCGCTGCGCGCCGCGGGTGTCGACACCGGGCTCGTGCGCACCAGCGACCGGCCGACCGGCATCGCCTACATCACCGTCACCCCGGACGGCGAGAACTCGATCCTCGTCTCCCCCGGCGCCAACTCCAGCCTGGAGCCCGCCGACGTCGACGCCGTCTTCGACGGGGTGGAGGTCATGGTCGTCTCGCTGGAGGTGCCGCTGCCGACCGTCGAGCACGCCGTCGCGCGGGCCGCCGAAAAGGGCGTGCAGGTGCTGCTGAACCTCTCGCCCGCGGCGAAGCTCTCCCCGGAGACGCTGGCCAAGCTCGACGTCCTGCTGGTCAACGAGCACGAGGCCGCCTGGCTCACCGGTCCCGGCGCCGACTTCCGGAAGCTGCTCGACCTCGGGCCGCGAACGGCCGTCGTCACGCTCGGTGCGGCCGGCGCCGTCGTCGTCGAAGCCGGCTCGGTGACGCGGGTGGAGTCACCGAAGGTCGAGGCCGTGGACACGACCGGGGCCGGGGACGCCTTCGCGGGCGCGCTCGCCGCGTCGCTCGCCGACGGTGCCGACCTGGTCTCCGCGGCGAAGCGGGCGGTGCGCGTCGCCGCCTTGAGCGTCACGCGGCACGGGGCGCAGCCGTCCTACCCCACCGCGGCCGACCTGGGGGAATGA
- a CDS encoding WXG100 family type VII secretion target, with protein sequence MAENPLIKTDAADDRSALEGAGLFQDFWDAGTAVADGNWTEGLVNAGFGATGIAGLVADPIGTLASAAVGWAMEFFPWLREPLDWLTGDQTALENMVGTWENVGKELEKISTDLQDTVKKDSERWEGPSADAYRAFAEDRAATYAGVATGANAISKLVEICKTILSVVRSIVRDLISECVGKLISIACRYPGPALPAGMATEGTAEAVKTGSKCMEWIKKLVRVFKKAQDLFHRISEIFGRVRDALRRGAERLPGPLRRVGGLLETKDAKSFADKVREARPDRRTWRQVVSSEHSIGENLRNAGREFAADARREFGEKFGEEFGGELKSAAKKETVKEVLKHLAEGLDDDEEEPTEKETAAGAPLFGNQGAQRISGSIE encoded by the coding sequence GTGGCCGAAAATCCGTTGATCAAGACGGACGCGGCGGACGACCGCAGTGCCCTCGAAGGCGCCGGGCTGTTCCAGGACTTCTGGGACGCGGGTACCGCCGTCGCCGACGGCAACTGGACTGAAGGCCTCGTGAACGCCGGGTTCGGCGCCACGGGCATCGCCGGCCTCGTCGCGGATCCCATCGGGACCCTCGCCTCGGCGGCCGTGGGCTGGGCGATGGAGTTCTTCCCGTGGCTGCGCGAGCCGCTCGACTGGCTCACCGGTGACCAGACCGCTCTGGAGAACATGGTCGGCACCTGGGAAAACGTCGGCAAAGAGCTGGAGAAGATCAGCACCGACCTGCAGGACACCGTCAAGAAGGACAGCGAACGCTGGGAAGGTCCCTCGGCGGATGCCTATCGCGCGTTCGCCGAAGATCGCGCGGCGACGTACGCCGGCGTGGCGACTGGCGCCAACGCGATCTCGAAGCTGGTCGAGATCTGCAAGACGATCTTGAGTGTCGTGCGCTCGATCGTGCGGGACCTGATCTCCGAGTGCGTCGGCAAGCTGATCAGCATCGCCTGCAGGTACCCGGGTCCGGCGTTGCCGGCGGGCATGGCCACCGAAGGCACCGCGGAGGCGGTGAAGACCGGCAGCAAGTGCATGGAGTGGATCAAGAAGCTGGTCAGGGTCTTCAAGAAGGCGCAGGACCTCTTCCACCGCATCAGCGAAATCTTCGGCCGGGTGCGGGACGCGCTGCGGAGGGGCGCCGAAAGGCTGCCCGGCCCGCTGCGGCGCGTCGGCGGCCTGCTCGAGACGAAGGATGCGAAGTCCTTTGCCGACAAGGTGCGGGAAGCCCGGCCCGATCGGCGGACTTGGCGCCAGGTCGTTTCTTCGGAGCACTCCATCGGCGAGAACCTCCGAAACGCCGGGAGGGAGTTCGCGGCCGACGCCCGGCGGGAGTTCGGCGAGAAGTTCGGCGAGGAGTTCGGCGGGGAACTGAAGAGCGCGGCCAAGAAGGAGACGGTCAAAGAGGTGCTGAAGCACCTGGCCGAGGGGCTGGACGACGACGAAGAAGAGCCGACGGAGAAGGAGACCGCGGCTGGGGCACCTCTCTTCGGCAACCAGGGTGCTCAGCGCATCTCGGGTTCGATCGAATGA
- a CDS encoding YbaB/EbfC family nucleoid-associated protein has translation MSNPEQLIAGFEARMAESQRQADRMVSEIEAVSVAERSKDGQIGVKVDHAGNLIGLEIGLSVRDKPDLAEEILRTVRSAQSKLAGAMRAGVTDPVGPEVMNQLVNRLEQAFPVPEPEGFAPPAPPRDEGARFVPEEERQPPPEPSRAPRPSTEDGHDDDYFSDGDYLR, from the coding sequence GTGTCGAATCCTGAGCAGCTGATCGCGGGCTTCGAGGCCAGGATGGCGGAGTCGCAGCGCCAAGCCGATCGGATGGTCAGCGAGATCGAGGCCGTTTCGGTGGCCGAGCGCAGCAAAGACGGCCAGATCGGCGTGAAAGTCGACCACGCCGGCAACCTCATCGGCCTGGAGATCGGGCTGAGCGTGCGGGACAAGCCGGACCTCGCCGAGGAGATCCTCCGCACCGTCAGGTCCGCGCAGAGCAAGCTCGCCGGGGCGATGCGGGCCGGGGTGACCGATCCGGTCGGACCCGAGGTGATGAACCAGCTGGTCAACCGCCTCGAGCAGGCGTTCCCGGTTCCCGAGCCGGAAGGGTTCGCCCCACCGGCTCCGCCTCGCGACGAGGGCGCCCGGTTCGTGCCGGAAGAGGAGCGGCAGCCGCCACCGGAGCCGTCGCGCGCGCCGCGCCCGTCGACCGAAGACGGCCACGACGACGACTACTTCAGCGACGGCGACTACCTGCGCTGA
- a CDS encoding ESX secretion-associated protein EspG, which yields MIFLPKAALLTAWEWERLGPPPAVLGADNLWLGDETRKQLEESVLDVLTSLRLAAGGTLTREFRDVLRVLGKGTHQFTAWLGDIEADESGAVLVSAAGPDALRLIRKDDTVRIDVVEPSRPAESLVDVLPPVPPARISAVSIPEARFSGRAVEESYDLEDPTVDRGQDPLPWARRLMAARRTGLHQCYAVNQGIRSAPITAVDVAGTGRVLTYVYPGRERMVSFQPGTRDALAEVLYATLNGLGGGR from the coding sequence GTGATCTTCCTGCCCAAGGCCGCCCTGCTCACGGCGTGGGAGTGGGAGCGGCTCGGCCCGCCGCCCGCGGTCCTCGGCGCCGACAACCTCTGGCTCGGCGACGAGACCCGCAAGCAGCTCGAGGAAAGCGTCCTCGACGTCCTGACATCGCTCCGCCTCGCGGCGGGCGGCACGTTGACGCGGGAGTTCCGGGACGTCCTGCGCGTCCTGGGGAAGGGCACGCACCAGTTCACGGCGTGGCTCGGCGACATCGAAGCGGACGAATCAGGCGCGGTGCTCGTGTCCGCCGCCGGGCCGGACGCGCTGCGGCTGATCCGGAAGGACGACACGGTCCGGATCGACGTCGTGGAGCCGTCGCGGCCGGCGGAGTCGCTGGTGGACGTGCTGCCGCCGGTGCCGCCCGCGCGGATTTCGGCGGTGTCGATCCCGGAGGCGCGGTTCTCGGGCCGGGCGGTGGAGGAGTCCTACGACCTCGAGGACCCGACGGTCGACCGCGGTCAGGACCCGCTGCCCTGGGCACGCCGGCTGATGGCGGCCCGGCGGACGGGGTTGCACCAGTGCTACGCCGTCAACCAGGGGATCCGCAGCGCCCCGATCACCGCGGTGGACGTGGCGGGGACCGGGCGGGTGCTGACGTACGTGTACCCGGGACGCGAGCGGATGGTCAGCTTCCAGCCGGGGACCCGGGATGCGCTGGCCGAGGTGCTGTACGCGACCCTGAACGGGTTAGGGGGAGGGCGATGA
- a CDS encoding DUF3558 domain-containing protein, translated as MTKRSITTMAAIMAGGLLVSACNGTPKAPASTTTAPSSTASANGDVPTVPSPLPATALDGNPCESALDSSQITQFLGQSTPAKASDTELGPMCQWSSASGSGAGITVAYQTKSDQGIGLAYQNVKPQAARWEPLDPIQGFPAVAYANVDDKRSCVVVVGVTGKLAFSTALTLGDKSAAEGKDCFDAAPRVADTVLTNLKARA; from the coding sequence ATGACGAAGCGATCCATCACGACCATGGCCGCGATCATGGCCGGCGGCTTGCTGGTCTCCGCGTGCAACGGCACTCCGAAGGCCCCGGCGAGCACCACGACCGCGCCTTCGAGTACCGCTTCGGCGAACGGCGACGTACCGACAGTGCCGAGCCCTCTCCCAGCGACAGCACTCGACGGCAACCCGTGCGAGAGCGCCCTCGACAGCAGTCAGATCACACAGTTTCTTGGGCAATCGACCCCCGCCAAGGCCAGTGACACCGAACTCGGCCCGATGTGCCAGTGGAGCAGCGCTTCGGGTTCTGGAGCCGGCATCACCGTCGCGTACCAGACGAAATCCGATCAGGGAATCGGGCTGGCTTACCAGAACGTGAAGCCCCAGGCCGCGCGCTGGGAGCCGCTGGACCCGATCCAAGGCTTTCCGGCGGTCGCCTACGCGAACGTCGACGACAAGCGTTCTTGCGTCGTCGTCGTCGGTGTGACCGGCAAGCTGGCGTTTTCGACGGCGTTGACGCTCGGCGACAAGTCCGCGGCCGAGGGCAAGGACTGCTTCGACGCCGCTCCGCGTGTCGCCGACACGGTGCTGACCAATCTCAAGGCGCGGGCCTGA